Proteins encoded in a region of the Stieleria neptunia genome:
- a CDS encoding U32 family peptidase — protein MSSDSPPVPPELLAPAGDWDCARAAIENGADAIYFGLDCGFNARHRAKNFHLDDLPELMKLLRSRGVRGYTTMNTLVFPSELPRLVPVIERIAESGVDAVLVQDFGVARLVREMCGELEIHASTQMSLTSAETIAVASQLGLARVVLARELSVAEISKIAAATEMPLEVFIHGALCVAYSGQCLTSESLGGRSANRGQCAQACRLPYEVICDGQDVELDDVRYLLSPQDLAGYDSIVALMQAGIASLKIEGRLKTPEYVANLTKHYRRSIDQAVAEGRVTVSDKAKQEMELSFSRGFTPGWLEGNDHKRLVPGRHSAKRGILLGRVQRFEGDRIRTRLAADVSLGDGLGIESTETDGSDQAMQGGRVYSLHNDRGEKQKTMRSGQTAWIGFGRGEIDWSKISDGGSVFKNDDPKLNRRLRASFNVADPVTRRDIDFTVVAETGAPLRVTATLSDVARLTETVCSDVALERANKHPATESMLAEKLSRLGATAFRMRTLDAVISGQPMVPASLINELRRRVMEQLARRIEQPPQRSIRVAAGEAMLEPIRSDDLPVESPQISVLCRSLEQVKAATEAAVDLIYVDFHDVRQYARVSEIVAAESIPFGIATVRMQKPAEMGLLRVLSRHRPDFILARNLAALEFFRPSTIPTIADFSLNVANHRSAQWIRSLGARRVTASYDLNCDQLADLIDSVPPDWMEVVLHQHIPMFHMEHCVFCSVLSPGTNKTNCGRPCDDHAVQLRDRVGAEHTLQADVACRNTLYNATPQSGAETAGRLMEQGIRWFRLELLEESPAEVIKTVSLYRDLLSGRLTAEQVWKTLGATNRMGVTRGTLESKRNPLAVL, from the coding sequence GAATTGATGAAGCTGCTTCGCAGCCGTGGCGTGCGTGGTTACACGACGATGAACACGTTGGTGTTTCCGTCGGAATTGCCGCGACTGGTTCCGGTGATCGAGCGGATCGCCGAGAGCGGCGTCGATGCGGTGCTGGTGCAAGATTTTGGCGTCGCCCGGTTGGTCCGCGAGATGTGTGGCGAGTTGGAAATTCACGCCAGCACGCAAATGAGTCTGACCAGCGCCGAGACGATCGCGGTGGCGTCTCAGTTGGGACTCGCTCGGGTGGTGTTGGCGCGGGAATTGTCGGTCGCCGAAATCAGCAAGATCGCCGCGGCGACGGAGATGCCGTTGGAAGTCTTCATTCACGGGGCGCTCTGTGTCGCCTACTCCGGCCAGTGCTTGACCAGCGAATCGTTGGGCGGTCGCAGCGCCAATCGCGGGCAGTGCGCCCAAGCGTGCCGATTGCCGTATGAAGTGATTTGCGACGGCCAAGACGTGGAGCTGGACGACGTGCGGTACTTGCTCAGCCCCCAGGACCTGGCCGGCTACGATTCGATCGTCGCGCTGATGCAAGCCGGCATCGCATCGTTGAAGATCGAAGGCCGCTTGAAGACTCCGGAATACGTCGCCAATCTGACCAAACATTATCGCCGTTCGATCGATCAAGCCGTCGCGGAGGGACGCGTCACGGTCAGCGACAAGGCCAAGCAAGAGATGGAGCTTTCGTTTTCGCGTGGTTTCACACCGGGTTGGTTGGAAGGCAACGATCACAAGCGATTGGTGCCCGGCCGCCACAGTGCCAAGCGCGGCATCTTGCTCGGACGGGTGCAGCGGTTCGAAGGCGACCGGATCCGGACGCGATTGGCGGCCGACGTTTCACTCGGTGATGGGCTGGGCATCGAGTCAACCGAAACCGATGGCAGCGACCAGGCGATGCAGGGCGGGCGGGTGTATTCGTTGCACAACGACCGCGGTGAGAAACAGAAAACGATGCGTTCCGGCCAGACGGCTTGGATCGGATTCGGTCGCGGCGAGATCGATTGGTCCAAGATCTCTGATGGCGGTTCGGTGTTCAAGAATGATGACCCCAAATTGAATCGACGACTGCGAGCGTCTTTTAATGTCGCCGATCCGGTGACGCGTCGTGACATCGATTTCACCGTCGTCGCGGAAACCGGTGCGCCGTTGCGGGTGACGGCAACGTTGTCCGATGTTGCCCGGTTGACCGAAACGGTTTGTTCCGACGTTGCGCTCGAGCGGGCGAACAAGCACCCCGCGACCGAATCGATGCTGGCCGAAAAATTGTCGCGTCTCGGTGCCACGGCATTTCGGATGCGAACCCTTGATGCGGTGATCAGCGGGCAGCCGATGGTACCGGCCAGTCTGATCAACGAGCTGCGTCGACGTGTGATGGAACAACTGGCCCGGCGAATCGAACAACCGCCGCAGCGATCGATTCGCGTGGCGGCCGGTGAGGCGATGTTGGAACCGATTCGGTCCGACGATCTGCCCGTGGAATCACCCCAGATCTCTGTCTTGTGTCGATCGTTGGAGCAGGTGAAGGCGGCAACCGAAGCGGCGGTCGATCTGATCTACGTCGACTTTCATGACGTCCGGCAATACGCCAGGGTGTCGGAAATCGTCGCGGCGGAATCGATCCCATTTGGAATCGCGACGGTGCGAATGCAAAAGCCGGCGGAGATGGGATTGTTGCGAGTGTTGTCGCGTCACCGACCGGATTTCATTTTGGCGCGAAACCTCGCGGCGCTGGAGTTTTTTCGACCTTCCACGATACCGACGATCGCCGATTTTTCGTTGAACGTCGCCAACCATCGATCGGCCCAGTGGATTCGCTCGCTGGGAGCGCGCCGGGTGACGGCGTCGTATGATTTGAACTGCGATCAACTGGCTGATCTGATCGATTCGGTGCCGCCGGATTGGATGGAGGTCGTGTTGCATCAACACATTCCGATGTTCCACATGGAGCATTGTGTGTTTTGTTCGGTGCTTTCGCCGGGGACGAACAAGACCAATTGTGGGCGGCCCTGCGATGACCACGCGGTGCAGTTGCGCGATCGGGTGGGCGCCGAGCACACGCTGCAGGCGGACGTCGCCTGTCGCAACACCCTTTACAACGCCACGCCGCAAAGCGGTGCGGAAACGGCCGGCAGGTTAATGGAGCAGGGAATCCGCTGGTTCCGATTGGAGCTGCTCGAAGAGTCACCCGCGGAAGTGATCAAGACGGTTTCGTTGTACCGCGATCTGTTGAGTGGTCGTTTGACGGCCGAGCAGGTTTGGAAGACGCTCGGCGCGACCAACCGGATGGGCGTGACGCGTGGGACGCTGGAATCGAAACGGAACCCGTTGGCGGTTCTGTGA